The DNA window GTGTATTACTTCTTTTTGCCTTCCTATACACGCATCTGTATAAAAATGTGtataacaaagtaaaaaaagaatatatcttatcttaaataAGACATGAGTGGATTctctttacagttttttaatgtattgaaaTACAAGTGAATGCCTTTTAGATAAGATCTGTTCTTAAAGGAGGTTTAAGATTTCCTCTTTTGTCCACCATCTCGTTTGTCTTTTATCTAGGAATGGATTATGACACAGCTGTAGTGTTATTGAacatctgtttgtgtatgttgaTCAACCTGGGTAGTGTAAATGATTTACTCATTGCCTAAAGATGTCAAACGCTTGAGACCAATATGATGCCTTTTTGGGGTCATGGAGTAAGTGTGCAGGTTTGTGTTGTTAAGACATTTGAAGTGACTCCACTGAAGAAATTTGACTTGGTTCAAATAAGTGacaacatttgaataaattaatgaaatttgcaagaatgaaatgaaaatcagCATAACAACTTCCTCAATCAAGCaagtcccctctctctctccataaaCTCATTGAAATAGACATCATGAGAGCTGAACGTAACAGATATAAGCAGAGTGTGGAGTGTTTGTATCACATCGTACCAGCACCAGTCTCCTGATGTTTACAGTCCTTGGGACTCTGAGCGGCTCGCTCTTTTCCTCCACAGCGAAGTTCTCAGGAGGACGCGCCTTACGGGACGGGTTCCTCCTTTCTGACCCCACCTCCGGTTCAAACTTGCGTTTTCTTGCCGTCGCTTTCTCTTGCGCccgtttcttcttctgcacaatTACAGAGTAAAGAAAGAGATTGAAAAAACAGAACTATTAAAttactggatatttaccggcataatgtttacagaggaggtaagtggtcatacacatgtgaaagtctgtgaaggagtctgtgtgtctgtattcattctccatcctacaaacgacagtctctgcaggcactggctgagagcaggagtgtgtgatgagtttgtccacctttgagagctcctagagcggatagaagtgtgtggaagacggcctctggctcgagcgggagtgtgtgatgagtttgttctgCTGATCTCTGTAAGccgagcggagtgaggaggacgttgagaacgcgCATAatatgtcacttcctggagctttcgcggaactTGGGGTTAACGTgggtttcttgcccaaggacacatcggacatgtgtactgcaggagctggggatcggcCTCCCAaacttccagttgagagacgattgactctaccaactgagccacaggcaCCCAATATTAAGCTTAGTTTGTGCTATGTTTAGGTgcctaaataaagaaaatactcAATAAagattacctttttttttttttttgaaaattggGGTAACGGAAATGGCTTAGTtcagtttaaaaagttttacaaCCTAAACATATTTGCagattaacaaaaaatatgacGCTATTACATATTTTAGATACTTTAATGTAAGTAGATGTGATTAATGGGGGCTGTAAGAGTAAAGGAATGATGATCCCTCCCTGGTGTGTATGCACACAAACTTCCTCttacccctgcataagtcaggtCTCAGTAGAGCCACCACGGTCAAAAAACTGTGAGTCGCCCCTACTTGCTCACCTAACGTACTTTCAAGCACGTCATGTAACTGTGGCAGCAGGAATAATAAAAGGCCTCTGTTGATGAAGGACAAGGACTCAACTTTCACTCAGGTAAAAGTCAGACAACGTCTCATAAATTCAACTTTTAATATCAGGGAGGTGTGGTGGTGCTTCAGAGAAAAGCTGCTTTCAGTTTTACCAGCCACCAGATGTCACTGTTACCCTACTTTAAAACCCTGAAGGatcatatcttttttttgtaggaTATATGGGGTAAAACAGTGTACCAAAtacagtttataaaatgaaCTGGTGATCAGTAATACTAAATTTACTTGTTATGAGGACTTGCTGCTTCTGGTGCGTGTACTCACTTGAGGGGTGGTGGGTAGAGTCAGGTCAGCCATGGTGCTCAGATCAGCAAACAGCTTTGCCAGCTGTATGACAACAGagcaccagtcaaacagcagctCACAAAGGTTGAGCAAGTATTTTATGTGTATCATCACAAAGTTTCTAAAAAAGATGTGGAGACAATTTAAGACATGTTGAAAGGGGTTCATCACCATGGCTTTGTTTTCCtggatgtttttgtctcttttccgCAGGCTCTGAGGCAAGACGTCTTCTTTGacttcttcctcatcttcctccttcaCCTTCTGTCTTGCTCTGACGCTCTGTGCAGGAGTGTCTTTGACTGTctcttttagttttttctctGACAGCTTCTGTTTGGGGGTAGACAGTCTTTTCATTGGAAACCTGAGGAGCAATATTAGACTTAAGTGTTCAttttatcacagaaaaacaattGTGCTCCGTATGGTCCCTTTTATCTATGGGCAATAggacaaataatacaaaataagcTGAATGATCCTAAAATCACAATATTAGTGCGTTCAAATGTTACAACATACAGAGAAACCGACGATTATTTATGTATCTTTTAGATTATTCACAGgttcacacacacctcaggGCTACTAACAGACTCTTCCTCTTCGGTGGAGCAGCGTCCTCTCCATCAGAGTAGAAGCCTGTGTCCATGTCACTGTCTTCCTCTGAATCCAACCTCTGGAAAACACCAAAGAACAAGCTTCCTATCCAGTGCTTTGGCTGCAGTAATGCAAACATGTTTGGAAAAATAATACagccagaaataaaaaaaataaaaaaaaacatcataccTCCATCTTTGACTGTTTGTCAAGAGAACCTGtagcctcttcctcctcatcttcactGAAACCTTGAAACTCCTCCTCACTGTCCGATTGGCTGAACAGATGAGTTAGGTCCTCAGTAATGAACTTGGATTTGAAACATGGAGTCTGTTGGCAGACATAGAGTAACTTAATTTTAATTAGTaacatgctgttgttgttttttttaagtgggtcATTTTCTGTTTATCTTGTGCACATGACATTGTGTTGCTATCTGAAGGATCAGCAGGTGGCAGTGGTTCGAAGATATGATACAATGACGTAAACAAGAGGGGAGATTACGGGCAGTTAGTGAAGTGAGTGAGCTGGCGGTAATTTTTTTGAATTAGCTGTGCAatgtaaaatgaagaaaataaactcaACACATTTGTTAGTAATGAGTAGTAGCAGTGAGTAATGAACAACAATACATTTGATTCTTTATCTAAACTCTGGCTGGCATTTCTGTATTCAACCAATCAGGTGATGTCCTTGTTCACAAATTAATCTCTGAACCCGATGTCTCTATGGAGCTTGCAAGAATAGCCAAATTCGGGATAAACTCTTATTAAAGCAAAgctattttaagattttacacTTAACCCAAGTAAGTACTTTCAACTACAGAGCAGTGTGTCATTTCAGTCATGAAATGTAACACCAATTAGAAAGTAAGTTGCAGAATAACTGATACTTAACCTTTTACTTGCTCTACTTATCCTCTTTTTCAAAAGTATTAAAACATCAGTCCTCGTAAAATGTGGTTATGTCATTGTTTATGGTTTAAAGGCCAACAGAGAATACCAGTGTTGAGTTATAACATTTTATTCTTGATTGGTCGTTTGTGACAAGATGGACTAGGAATAAAAAAGATAAGGACTTATTATTTTAGATCTAGGGTCTATGTATGACACTGCCATAGTCAAGAAAGTAAAACACACATCAGGTTTTGTCTAATCCATACACTTTAATGTCGTAGACCTATGTCtatgcacatgttaaatttacaaattatccctgcactcatgttcacttcatttgtctgtctactcgccgttatattgaatagtttctgcttataatatgtctacactcctgcactttaacttatgtcaatactgtccatttacaactctgtttttgcacatttacatttaatctttcatatttaatttacaaccatttacgactctgtttttgcacatttacattcaatcttccatatttaatcttcctatttaagactagtaatgtttagttaaatcctgg is part of the Labrus mixtus chromosome 16, fLabMix1.1, whole genome shotgun sequence genome and encodes:
- the cdca7b gene encoding cell division cycle-associated 7-like protein isoform X2 translates to MTLTSKTPCFKSKFITEDLTHLFSQSDSEEEFQGFSEDEEEEATGSLDKQSKMERLDSEEDSDMDTGFYSDGEDAAPPKRKSLLVALRFPMKRLSTPKQKLSEKKLKETVKDTPAQSVRARQKVKEEDEEEVKEDVLPQSLRKRDKNIQENKAMLAKLFADLSTMADLTLPTTPQKKKRAQEKATARKRKFEPEVGSERRNPSRKARPPENFAVEEKSEPLRVPRTVNIRRLVLVDEEHAGERRKKRKSHSSTRVQYVVRSVDEITKEDLDNIAYRSKDKIWDKENGSSCHQCRQKTLDTKTVCRSGVCVGVKGQFCGPCLKNRYGEDVHDVLLDPDWSCPICRGVCNCSLCRKKEGRCATGILVGLARYNGHDNVHEYLESIQKEVQ
- the cdca7b gene encoding cell division cycle-associated 7-like protein isoform X1, whose amino-acid sequence is MPFSRESTACTITPCFKSKFITEDLTHLFSQSDSEEEFQGFSEDEEEEATGSLDKQSKMERLDSEEDSDMDTGFYSDGEDAAPPKRKSLLVALRFPMKRLSTPKQKLSEKKLKETVKDTPAQSVRARQKVKEEDEEEVKEDVLPQSLRKRDKNIQENKAMLAKLFADLSTMADLTLPTTPQKKKRAQEKATARKRKFEPEVGSERRNPSRKARPPENFAVEEKSEPLRVPRTVNIRRLVLVDEEHAGERRKKRKSHSSTRVQYVVRSVDEITKEDLDNIAYRSKDKIWDKENGSSCHQCRQKTLDTKTVCRSGVCVGVKGQFCGPCLKNRYGEDVHDVLLDPDWSCPICRGVCNCSLCRKKEGRCATGILVGLARYNGHDNVHEYLESIQKEVQ